The proteins below are encoded in one region of Casimicrobium huifangae:
- a CDS encoding KTSC domain-containing protein, which translates to MDRKPLKSSKLRAAGYDERQRIMEIEFANGDVWEYKAVSPELFRQLMASPSPNSFFEDKIEEAFSGKRIGKVSKTNAAADFDALFGGKSND; encoded by the coding sequence ATGGATCGCAAACCTCTGAAATCGTCCAAGCTCCGCGCCGCCGGCTACGACGAACGCCAGCGCATAATGGAGATCGAGTTTGCCAACGGTGATGTGTGGGAATACAAGGCGGTATCGCCCGAACTGTTCCGGCAGCTGATGGCGTCTCCCTCGCCGAACAGTTTTTTCGAAGACAAGATCGAGGAAGCGTTCTCCGGCAAGCGAATCGGCAAGGTCAGCAAGACCAACGCCGCCGCCGACTTTGACGCGCTTTTTGGCGGCAAATCAAACGACTAA
- a CDS encoding spherulation-specific family 4 protein: MKLFALLTLMVSTASHGAVDLLVPAYFYPSASGSAWNTLVAAAQSGAPVTAIMNPGSGPGLAPNSDYVAAVNALRAAGGKVLGYVPTGYGGSSVSPTSTCQPAVGSTYTATDVLNCAARYKLWYSVDGVFLDEFTNTTASAAPATLAYYQQIYAGLKGVNGFARDWLVVGNPGSETVADYFADPGGPTADTLVVFENGAGYATHSPAAWQADYPAAAFAHLIHSEPSAATAAQAVGLAASRNARYVFVTSDVLDNPWDTLPPYFNSLAQAVRDHNANHPDPVCTLDLDGDGNVIAGTDGLLLLRALLGIRGPALTANALASGAARTDPAAIVALVATMIANSTLDVDRNGTVGAGADGVLLLRMMQGMTGASVPAQALANGALRRAWPSLRMYVNATCATRFPANRPATPPTVTVAAVGDLAQCSGTPPASPASSAVAAAAAALGPGVPLLLLGDLAYYSGTATEFAQCYDPIWGGALKAASYPVPGNHEYVTASAAPYYAYFGSRAGDPARGYYSTDFGDWHLIALNSNLPMTAGSAQEAWLRADLLANAGKRCKLAYWHHPRFSSSDGHGSDPLSAAIWDALYEFRVDLVLNGHDHVYERFAPQTPAQLPDARGIRAFAIGTGGAASYGFRSVPEPNSAVRTSGQFGLVRFDLRPGEYTWQTIAAAGSTLNDAGSARCNL; encoded by the coding sequence GTGAAGCTTTTCGCTTTGCTCACCCTGATGGTAAGCACTGCGAGCCACGGCGCTGTGGATCTGCTGGTTCCGGCGTATTTCTATCCAAGCGCCAGCGGCAGCGCGTGGAACACGCTCGTCGCGGCGGCGCAATCTGGCGCGCCGGTCACTGCGATCATGAATCCGGGCAGCGGCCCCGGTCTCGCGCCCAATAGCGACTACGTTGCCGCAGTGAACGCCCTGCGAGCTGCTGGCGGCAAGGTGCTGGGATACGTGCCCACCGGCTATGGCGGTTCGTCCGTCAGCCCCACCTCCACCTGTCAGCCCGCCGTCGGAAGCACTTACACCGCCACTGACGTACTCAACTGTGCTGCCCGCTACAAGCTCTGGTATTCGGTCGACGGCGTATTCCTCGACGAATTCACCAACACTACGGCCAGCGCTGCCCCAGCCACCCTGGCCTACTACCAGCAGATTTATGCCGGCCTCAAAGGCGTTAACGGCTTTGCCCGCGACTGGCTGGTGGTCGGCAATCCGGGCAGCGAGACGGTGGCGGATTACTTTGCCGATCCGGGCGGACCAACAGCCGATACGCTGGTGGTGTTTGAGAATGGCGCCGGTTATGCGACTCATTCGCCCGCCGCGTGGCAGGCCGACTACCCCGCCGCAGCGTTCGCGCATCTGATCCACAGCGAGCCGTCGGCCGCGACCGCAGCACAGGCGGTTGGACTTGCGGCCAGCCGTAACGCCCGCTATGTGTTTGTCACCAGCGATGTGCTCGACAACCCGTGGGACACATTGCCGCCCTACTTCAACTCGCTGGCACAGGCCGTTCGCGACCACAACGCGAACCATCCTGATCCCGTTTGCACCCTCGATCTCGACGGCGATGGCAATGTGATCGCCGGCACCGACGGCCTGCTGCTGTTGCGCGCGCTGCTGGGCATCCGCGGCCCGGCGCTGACGGCGAATGCGCTTGCCAGCGGCGCGGCGCGTACCGATCCCGCCGCCATCGTTGCGCTGGTTGCCACCATGATTGCCAACAGCACGCTGGACGTTGATCGTAATGGCACTGTGGGCGCTGGCGCCGACGGCGTGCTGCTGCTACGCATGATGCAGGGCATGACCGGCGCCAGCGTGCCCGCGCAGGCGCTGGCGAACGGGGCCCTCCGCCGCGCGTGGCCGTCGCTGCGCATGTATGTGAACGCCACCTGCGCCACAAGATTTCCCGCCAACCGGCCTGCCACACCGCCCACGGTCACGGTCGCCGCAGTAGGCGATCTGGCGCAGTGCAGCGGTACGCCGCCGGCGAGCCCAGCGTCGTCGGCCGTCGCGGCCGCCGCAGCGGCGCTGGGCCCGGGCGTTCCGCTGTTGCTGTTGGGCGATCTCGCTTACTACAGCGGCACGGCAACGGAGTTCGCGCAGTGTTACGACCCGATCTGGGGTGGAGCGCTAAAAGCGGCGTCGTACCCGGTACCTGGTAACCACGAATATGTGACTGCCAGCGCGGCACCTTACTACGCCTACTTCGGCAGCCGCGCGGGTGATCCCGCTCGGGGCTACTACAGCACGGATTTCGGCGACTGGCACCTGATCGCCCTGAACAGCAATCTGCCGATGACCGCCGGCTCTGCCCAAGAGGCCTGGCTGCGGGCCGATTTGCTGGCCAATGCCGGCAAGCGCTGCAAACTGGCGTACTGGCATCACCCTCGCTTTTCCTCGTCCGATGGACACGGCAGCGACCCGCTCTCGGCGGCGATCTGGGACGCGCTATATGAGTTTCGGGTTGATCTCGTGCTCAACGGGCACGATCACGTCTATGAGCGCTTCGCGCCGCAAACCCCTGCCCAGTTGCCCGACGCACGTGGAATTCGTGCATTTGCAATTGGTACCGGTGGCGCTGCCAGCTACGGCTTCCGGTCAGTGCCCGAACCCAACAGCGCCGTCCGCACCAGCGGGCAGTTTGGCCTGGTGCGCTTTGACCTGCGCCCGGGCGAATACACGTGGCAAACCATCGCTGCCGCGGGCTCGACGCTCAATGACGCGGGCAGCGCAAGGTGCAATTTGTAG
- the argG gene encoding argininosuccinate synthase, with amino-acid sequence MSKILLSLPVGQKVGIAFSGGLDTSAALAWMRHKGAIPYAYTANLAQPDEENYDDIPKKAMAYGAENARLVDCREALVHEGLVALQCGAFHITSAGKTYFNSTPLGRAVTGTVLVKAMQEDSVNIWGDGSTYKGNDIERFYRYGLMANPSLKIYKPWLDQTFVKELGGRKEMSEWLNAKGHNYKMSVEKAYSTDSNIWGATHEAKDLEFLNKGLRIVNPIMSVKHWDQSVQIAPEEVSIRFEDGFPVAINGKTFASPVDLVLEANKIGGRHGLGISDQIENRIIEAKSRGVYEGPGMALLYIAYERLISAIHNEGTIENYRTMGRRLGRLLYEGRWFDPQSLMLRDTLQKWVGRAVTGEVWIELRRGDDYTLLDTQSPNATYHPERLSMERVEDEAFSPADRIGQLTMRNLDITDSRDKLGVYAKAGMLADGSGEAKLLESKGGSNL; translated from the coding sequence ATGAGCAAAATCCTCCTCTCCCTCCCGGTCGGCCAGAAGGTCGGCATTGCCTTTTCCGGTGGTCTCGACACCTCGGCCGCGCTGGCCTGGATGCGCCACAAGGGCGCCATCCCTTACGCCTACACCGCCAACCTGGCGCAGCCCGACGAAGAAAACTACGACGACATCCCGAAGAAGGCGATGGCCTACGGCGCCGAGAACGCGCGCCTGGTCGATTGCCGTGAGGCGCTGGTGCATGAGGGGCTGGTAGCGTTGCAATGCGGCGCGTTCCACATTACCTCCGCCGGCAAGACTTACTTCAACAGCACGCCGCTGGGCCGCGCGGTCACCGGCACTGTACTGGTGAAGGCGATGCAGGAAGACAGTGTCAACATCTGGGGTGACGGCTCGACCTATAAAGGCAACGACATCGAGCGCTTCTACCGCTATGGCCTGATGGCCAATCCGTCGCTGAAAATCTACAAGCCCTGGCTCGACCAGACCTTCGTCAAGGAACTCGGTGGTCGCAAGGAAATGAGCGAATGGCTCAACGCCAAGGGCCACAACTACAAGATGAGCGTCGAGAAGGCTTACTCGACCGACAGCAACATCTGGGGCGCGACGCATGAAGCGAAGGACCTCGAGTTCCTCAACAAAGGCCTGCGCATCGTCAACCCGATCATGTCAGTCAAGCACTGGGACCAGTCGGTGCAGATTGCGCCGGAAGAAGTGAGCATCCGCTTCGAGGATGGCTTCCCAGTCGCAATCAATGGCAAGACCTTCGCGAGCCCGGTTGATCTGGTGCTGGAGGCGAACAAGATCGGCGGCCGCCACGGACTCGGCATCTCGGACCAGATCGAGAACCGCATCATCGAGGCCAAGAGCCGCGGCGTCTACGAAGGTCCCGGCATGGCGTTGCTCTACATCGCCTACGAACGCCTGATCTCGGCGATCCACAACGAAGGCACCATCGAGAATTACCGCACGATGGGCCGTCGCCTCGGTCGCCTGCTCTACGAAGGCCGCTGGTTCGACCCGCAAAGCCTGATGCTGCGCGACACGCTGCAAAAGTGGGTCGGCCGCGCCGTCACCGGCGAAGTATGGATCGAGTTGCGCCGCGGCGACGACTACACGCTGCTTGACACGCAAAGCCCGAACGCGACCTATCACCCGGAGCGCCTCTCGATGGAGCGCGTCGAGGACGAGGCATTCTCGCCGGCCGACCGCATCGGACAACTGACTATGCGTAACCTCGACATTACGGATTCGCGCGACAAGCTGGGCGTTTACGCCAAGGCGGGAATGCTGGCGGATGGTTCGGGCGAGGCGAAGCTGCTGGAAAGCAAGGGCGGCAGTAACCTCTAG
- a CDS encoding OmpA family protein, translated as MTASTVVARLFAAATVAVAALAHADLGFPDYVKLPPQITVNPDQRLIKEELADAEFESTKAGAPKVTKRGVHYFRWYFYKPAAGEQKPGFYNGTEERIYKAVSGALAPAGWQNVYLAESKDTAVWRTARDGKDLWLRMSADGPQAQVSFELIEVGGSANTLVHNPPATKPEVFTDRDPIPYLTAWPGSTLKAAGRSPDSLDVTIAFKAGNEAPVAGQSTVYRHYQGPSNLSALQFTRDNREALVKAGWTVLYPAETDSAGGTIVARYLKNGRDIWARLDYEYGASLSYSVADTASDDWAAKLNKDCRLPLYGVTFDFNKATIKPESEVVLARAAAVLKQATGFAVEVQGHTDNVGGDDYNQKLSEARAASVKQWLGSHGADAARLSSKGYGKTQPVADNGSDFGRAKNRRVELVKAGCRN; from the coding sequence ATGACCGCATCGACCGTAGTTGCCCGTCTGTTTGCTGCTGCCACAGTGGCAGTGGCCGCGCTGGCCCACGCCGATCTTGGCTTTCCTGACTATGTGAAGTTGCCGCCGCAGATCACCGTCAACCCCGACCAGCGTCTGATCAAGGAGGAGCTGGCTGATGCGGAATTCGAATCCACCAAAGCCGGCGCTCCGAAAGTCACGAAGCGCGGCGTGCATTACTTCCGCTGGTACTTCTACAAACCGGCCGCTGGCGAGCAGAAGCCCGGCTTCTACAACGGCACCGAGGAGCGCATCTATAAGGCGGTGTCGGGCGCACTCGCGCCAGCGGGCTGGCAGAACGTGTACTTGGCGGAGAGCAAGGACACCGCCGTCTGGCGCACGGCGCGTGATGGCAAGGACCTGTGGCTGCGTATGTCGGCCGATGGACCGCAGGCGCAGGTGAGCTTTGAGCTGATTGAGGTTGGCGGCAGCGCCAACACCCTGGTGCACAACCCGCCCGCCACGAAGCCGGAAGTCTTTACTGACCGCGATCCGATTCCTTATCTGACGGCATGGCCCGGATCCACGCTCAAGGCGGCGGGCCGTTCGCCGGATTCGCTGGATGTCACCATCGCCTTCAAAGCCGGCAACGAGGCACCGGTCGCCGGGCAATCAACCGTTTACCGCCACTATCAGGGGCCGTCCAACCTCTCGGCGCTGCAATTCACCCGCGACAATCGCGAGGCATTGGTCAAGGCGGGCTGGACGGTCCTCTATCCGGCGGAGACCGACAGTGCAGGCGGCACCATCGTCGCCCGCTACCTCAAGAATGGCCGCGATATCTGGGCGCGGCTCGACTACGAGTACGGCGCGTCGTTATCGTATTCCGTTGCCGACACAGCCAGCGACGACTGGGCCGCCAAGCTCAACAAGGATTGTCGCCTGCCGCTGTATGGCGTGACGTTCGACTTCAACAAGGCCACCATCAAACCCGAGTCGGAGGTGGTGCTCGCGCGCGCCGCAGCCGTGCTCAAGCAGGCGACAGGCTTCGCGGTCGAGGTGCAGGGGCATACCGACAACGTCGGCGGTGATGACTACAACCAGAAACTCTCCGAAGCCCGCGCCGCCAGTGTGAAGCAATGGCTGGGCAGCCACGGTGCTGACGCTGCGCGGCTCAGCAGCAAGGGCTACGGCAAAACGCAACCGGTGGCAGACAACGGCAGCGACTTTGGCCGCGCCAAGAACCGGCGGGTCGAGCTGGTCAAGGCAGGTTGTCGCAACTAG
- a CDS encoding fasciclin domain-containing protein — protein MKILRYLAGLAPLLLLTACGSDDHPPATPAPVPILATAQATPDLSSLVAAVQFASDNNDLVNLFGASGTLTVFAPTNAAFDALARSLTGNANARVADILVPANKPMIRSVLQYHVLTSVVGSTAIPFGKAITPAGGGYFKIDQVSGKPVITDGRNRKSNITTTDIAASNGVVHLVDGVLLPADKTVVQTAIASAPEFSSLVAALQFASNDNDLVNTLSGTGPFTVFAPTNAAFDALARELTGNAAATATALLVPENKALLRAVLTYHVVAARVLKAEIAVNTPITTVQGRTFVIQAPTSGVTITDGRNRVANITATDVLASNGVIHVIDKVILPPQ, from the coding sequence ATGAAAATATTGCGCTATCTCGCTGGCCTCGCGCCCTTGCTGCTGCTCACTGCCTGCGGCAGCGATGACCACCCACCTGCCACCCCCGCCCCGGTACCCATCCTTGCCACCGCACAGGCGACGCCGGACTTGTCGTCGCTGGTAGCCGCAGTTCAGTTTGCCAGCGACAACAATGACTTGGTCAACTTGTTCGGAGCCTCCGGCACGCTCACGGTCTTCGCGCCGACCAACGCCGCCTTCGACGCCCTCGCCCGATCACTGACCGGCAATGCCAATGCCCGTGTCGCCGACATTCTGGTGCCCGCGAACAAGCCAATGATCAGGTCCGTGTTGCAGTATCACGTGCTGACCTCGGTCGTAGGCTCGACAGCGATCCCTTTCGGCAAAGCGATCACGCCGGCAGGTGGTGGGTACTTCAAGATTGACCAGGTCAGCGGCAAGCCGGTCATCACTGATGGGCGCAACCGCAAGAGCAACATCACAACCACAGACATCGCGGCAAGCAACGGCGTGGTGCACCTTGTCGACGGTGTGCTCCTGCCTGCCGACAAGACTGTGGTGCAGACTGCGATTGCTTCGGCGCCGGAATTCTCCAGTCTGGTTGCCGCGCTGCAATTTGCCAGCAATGACAACGATCTGGTCAACACCTTGTCTGGAACGGGGCCGTTTACCGTATTCGCCCCCACCAACGCGGCGTTTGACGCGCTTGCCCGAGAGCTCACCGGCAATGCCGCTGCAACAGCGACTGCTTTGCTGGTGCCCGAGAACAAAGCTCTGCTGCGTGCCGTCCTGACTTATCACGTTGTCGCCGCCCGCGTGCTGAAGGCAGAGATTGCCGTCAACACGCCAATAACGACGGTACAAGGACGAACCTTCGTCATTCAGGCGCCGACCAGCGGCGTCACCATTACCGATGGGCGCAACCGCGTTGCCAATATCACGGCCACTGATGTGCTCGCCAGCAACGGCGTGATTCACGTCATCGACAAGGTCATCCTGCCGCCGCAGTGA
- a CDS encoding fasciclin domain-containing protein — MSLLSSGAMAAGTIVDVAAGNGNFNTLVAAVKAAGLAETLSGKGPYTVFAPTDAAFAKLPPGTVDALLKDVPKLKSILTYHVVSGQVMAKDVKTGAVPTVNGQSINITAGAGGVAVNDAKVTATDVAASNGVIHVVDTVLMPK; from the coding sequence ATGTCGCTGCTGTCCAGCGGTGCAATGGCCGCGGGCACGATCGTTGACGTCGCGGCCGGTAACGGCAATTTCAATACGCTGGTGGCAGCCGTCAAAGCCGCCGGCCTCGCCGAGACATTGTCCGGCAAGGGACCCTACACGGTATTTGCACCGACCGACGCGGCCTTCGCCAAGCTGCCACCGGGCACGGTTGACGCGCTGCTGAAGGATGTGCCGAAACTGAAGTCGATCCTGACTTACCACGTCGTCTCCGGTCAGGTGATGGCAAAGGACGTCAAAACTGGCGCCGTGCCCACGGTCAATGGGCAGTCGATCAACATCACCGCTGGTGCCGGCGGTGTCGCCGTCAACGACGCCAAAGTGACAGCAACGGATGTTGCCGCGTCGAACGGTGTGATTCATGTCGTCGACACCGTTTTGATGCCGAAGTAG
- a CDS encoding TetR/AcrR family transcriptional regulator → MATPYRLRQLELREEAILNAAHQLLGRLGYEEMTMDVVAAEVGIAKASLYKHFPSKEKLAARTMTRLFDRTIARLHELDPALRAGDKLRQMLDWVLRERLKGSIPHLPATNSALEQGLMTDQDYLAALLTLNAELSTLVEQGKAEGALALELPTDYIVTAIYARSCDPTLEYMLRGNSYSPDEIVTHMVRAFFSGVQP, encoded by the coding sequence TTGGCAACTCCTTATCGTCTGCGTCAGCTCGAATTGCGCGAGGAGGCCATCCTCAATGCCGCGCATCAACTGCTCGGCCGCCTCGGTTACGAGGAAATGACGATGGATGTGGTGGCGGCCGAAGTCGGTATTGCCAAGGCGAGTCTTTACAAGCACTTTCCGTCGAAGGAGAAGCTGGCGGCGCGAACGATGACGCGACTGTTTGACCGCACGATCGCGCGCCTGCATGAGCTTGACCCGGCGCTGCGCGCGGGCGACAAGTTGCGCCAGATGCTTGACTGGGTGCTGCGCGAGCGCCTGAAGGGGAGCATCCCACACCTGCCGGCTACCAACAGTGCTCTGGAGCAGGGGCTGATGACCGATCAGGACTATCTGGCGGCCTTGCTGACGCTGAACGCCGAGTTGTCGACGCTGGTCGAGCAGGGCAAGGCCGAAGGCGCTCTCGCGCTGGAGCTGCCCACCGACTATATCGTCACTGCGATTTACGCCCGTTCGTGCGACCCGACGCTTGAGTACATGCTTCGTGGCAACAGCTACTCGCCCGACGAGATTGTCACCCACATGGTGCGCGCCTTTTTCTCCGGCGTGCAACCGTAA
- a CDS encoding DUF6616 family protein, protein MQVFIGMWKPRNSWHALSQAERTAYLSKVTALTRLRLGPKAESVAWGENNHAATAEQWKYFCVWRFANTDVGDAYLQVLAENGWNDYFDTESLRGEPKTPFDVMTRHVMV, encoded by the coding sequence ATGCAGGTTTTTATTGGCATGTGGAAACCCAGGAACAGCTGGCACGCACTGTCACAGGCGGAGCGCACCGCCTATCTCAGCAAGGTGACCGCGCTGACGCGGCTACGGCTTGGGCCCAAGGCGGAGTCGGTGGCGTGGGGTGAAAATAATCACGCTGCGACTGCGGAGCAGTGGAAGTACTTTTGCGTCTGGCGATTTGCCAATACCGACGTCGGCGACGCATATCTGCAGGTGCTGGCCGAGAACGGCTGGAATGACTACTTCGACACCGAGAGCCTGCGCGGTGAACCCAAGACCCCGTTCGACGTGATGACACGGCACGTGATGGTTTAG
- a CDS encoding VOC family protein — MLDHMTFRVTDLAATRKLYEAALAPLGYKVLHEFEFDGQKMFGMGFDTSEGTKTTTWFIQGASEYGEPVTRGCHLAWKAPNRAAVDAFYAAAMANGARDNGKPGLRSHYHPNYYGAFVIDLHGNNIEAVTHQPE; from the coding sequence ATGCTTGACCACATGACCTTCCGCGTCACCGACCTCGCTGCCACGCGCAAGCTGTACGAAGCTGCGCTCGCGCCGCTCGGCTACAAGGTGCTGCACGAATTCGAATTTGACGGTCAGAAGATGTTTGGCATGGGCTTCGACACCTCGGAAGGCACCAAGACGACGACCTGGTTCATTCAGGGCGCCTCCGAGTACGGTGAGCCTGTGACACGTGGCTGCCATCTGGCATGGAAAGCGCCGAATCGCGCTGCGGTAGATGCTTTCTACGCCGCAGCGATGGCCAACGGCGCGCGTGACAACGGCAAACCCGGTTTGCGCTCGCATTACCACCCGAACTACTACGGGGCCTTTGTGATCGACCTGCATGGCAACAACATCGAGGCAGTGACCCACCAGCCGGAATGA
- a CDS encoding L-serine ammonia-lyase encodes MYISLTDLFKIGIGPSSSHTVGPMRAARRFLMELPDGMLSQIARVRVELFGSLAHTGKGHGTDVAIQLGFCGELPDEVDTASIPARVATIAREHSISLLGQQPVRFQPLLDIRYNLKDLLPLHSNAMTFRAYSDNAAEPVAERTLYSIGGGFIVDEDEAFVGSPRGGEATVPYPFASMAELLLHGKRERLPLMDLLRANEHALRGTAATTSFLDRVIDTFFTCIDRGIVTRGELPGGLNVKRRAPDIHHQLTVERGQRRIAPHKVLDWVSVYAIAVNEENAAGGRVVTAPTNGAAGVVPAVLRYARDFCDVEPEGLHDFLLVASAVGALCKMNASISGAEVGCQGEVGSAAAMAAAGLAAAFGASNEQIENAAEIALEHHLGMTCDPIGGLVQIPCIERNAMGAVKAISATSLAMRGDGTHRISLDQAIDTMRRTGADMQAKYKETSQGGLALAQVEC; translated from the coding sequence ATGTACATCTCGCTGACAGACCTGTTCAAGATCGGCATCGGGCCATCGTCCTCGCATACGGTGGGGCCGATGCGGGCAGCGCGGCGGTTTCTGATGGAGCTGCCGGACGGCATGCTCTCGCAGATTGCGCGCGTTCGCGTCGAACTGTTTGGCTCGCTGGCGCACACCGGGAAGGGGCACGGCACTGACGTTGCGATACAGCTTGGCTTTTGCGGCGAGCTGCCGGACGAAGTGGATACCGCGAGCATTCCGGCGCGCGTCGCCACGATTGCGCGTGAGCATTCAATCAGTCTACTCGGGCAGCAGCCGGTGCGCTTTCAGCCCCTGCTTGACATCCGCTACAACCTGAAGGACCTGCTGCCGCTGCATTCAAACGCGATGACCTTTCGCGCCTACAGTGACAACGCTGCTGAACCTGTTGCTGAACGCACGCTGTATTCGATCGGCGGCGGCTTCATCGTGGACGAAGACGAGGCCTTCGTCGGCAGCCCGCGCGGCGGTGAAGCGACGGTACCTTACCCCTTTGCGAGCATGGCCGAGCTGCTGCTGCACGGCAAACGCGAGCGGTTGCCGCTGATGGATCTGCTGCGCGCCAACGAGCATGCCCTGCGCGGTACGGCTGCAACGACTAGCTTCCTCGACCGCGTGATCGACACCTTCTTCACCTGCATCGACCGTGGCATTGTCACACGCGGTGAATTGCCGGGCGGGCTCAACGTGAAGCGGCGCGCGCCGGACATTCACCATCAGCTGACCGTAGAGCGCGGGCAGCGTCGAATAGCGCCACACAAGGTGCTCGACTGGGTGAGCGTGTACGCGATTGCAGTGAACGAAGAGAACGCGGCCGGTGGTCGCGTGGTCACCGCGCCTACCAATGGCGCGGCTGGAGTAGTGCCGGCGGTATTGCGTTATGCACGTGATTTTTGTGATGTTGAGCCGGAAGGCTTGCACGATTTCCTGCTCGTCGCATCCGCCGTGGGCGCGCTGTGCAAGATGAATGCGTCGATCTCCGGCGCCGAAGTGGGCTGTCAGGGCGAGGTGGGATCTGCCGCAGCAATGGCCGCCGCCGGTCTCGCTGCCGCATTCGGGGCCAGCAATGAGCAGATCGAGAACGCCGCCGAAATTGCCCTTGAACATCATCTTGGCATGACCTGCGACCCGATTGGCGGCCTGGTGCAGATCCCCTGCATTGAACGCAACGCGATGGGTGCAGTGAAGGCGATCAGCGCTACCTCGCTCGCGATGCGCGGCGACGGCACGCACCGCATCTCGCTAGATCAGGCGATCGACACCATGCGCCGCACCGGTGCCGACATGCAGGCGAAGTACAAAGAGACTTCACAGGGCGGGCTGGCGCTGGCGCAGGTGGAGTGCTAG
- the tyrS gene encoding tyrosine--tRNA ligase → MSLANLSAQQQLDVMKRGCDELLVETEMLAKIKKSMATGKPLRAKLGLDPTRPDLHLGHSVVLNKLRQFQDLGHTVIFLVGDFTSLIGDPSGRNDTRPPLDREQIIENAKTYHAQASKVLDPEKTEIRYNSEWSDPLGAAGMIKLASRYTVARMMEREDFTQRFKNGVPIAIHEFLYPLMQGYDSVALHADIELGGTDQKFNLLMGRTLQAQYGQEQQCILTMPLLVGLDGVEKMSKSKDNYIGLTEPASEIFGKVMSISDELMWNYYELLSFKPVADIAAVKARCDSKQMNPRDAKVALAIEIAARFSSQADADRAFAEFEARKTGAAPEQMPEVTIHCAEDGMLATQIAKQADLVASTGEAGRLIEGRGFKVDGEVIEDRHVKLAKGKTYVIQAGKRKFARVTLS, encoded by the coding sequence ATGTCCCTCGCCAATCTTTCCGCCCAGCAACAACTCGACGTCATGAAGCGCGGTTGCGACGAACTGCTCGTCGAAACCGAAATGCTCGCCAAGATCAAAAAGAGCATGGCAACCGGCAAGCCGCTGCGCGCCAAACTGGGGCTCGACCCCACGCGCCCGGACCTGCACCTCGGCCACAGCGTGGTGCTGAACAAGCTGCGCCAGTTTCAGGATCTCGGCCACACTGTGATCTTTCTTGTCGGTGATTTCACCTCGCTGATTGGCGATCCATCGGGTCGCAACGACACCCGCCCGCCACTGGATCGCGAACAGATCATCGAGAACGCGAAGACCTATCACGCACAGGCGAGCAAGGTGCTTGATCCGGAAAAAACCGAAATTCGCTACAACAGCGAATGGAGCGATCCGCTCGGCGCAGCCGGCATGATCAAGCTGGCGTCACGCTACACGGTCGCCCGCATGATGGAGCGCGAGGATTTCACGCAGCGCTTCAAGAACGGTGTGCCGATCGCCATCCACGAATTCCTTTACCCGTTGATGCAGGGCTACGACTCAGTCGCCCTGCATGCTGATATCGAGCTCGGTGGCACCGACCAGAAGTTCAACCTGCTGATGGGCCGCACGCTGCAGGCACAGTACGGGCAGGAGCAGCAATGCATCCTGACCATGCCACTGCTGGTCGGCCTCGACGGCGTCGAGAAGATGAGCAAGTCGAAAGACAACTACATTGGCCTCACCGAGCCGGCGAGCGAGATCTTCGGCAAGGTGATGTCGATCAGCGATGAGCTGATGTGGAACTACTACGAGCTGCTCTCTTTCAAACCAGTGGCGGACATCGCAGCCGTCAAGGCCAGGTGCGACAGCAAACAGATGAATCCGCGCGACGCCAAGGTGGCGCTCGCCATCGAGATTGCCGCGCGCTTCTCGTCGCAAGCCGATGCCGACCGTGCCTTTGCCGAGTTCGAAGCGCGCAAGACCGGCGCTGCACCCGAGCAAATGCCGGAAGTCACTATCCATTGCGCCGAAGACGGAATGCTCGCCACGCAGATCGCGAAGCAGGCCGACCTCGTCGCCAGCACCGGTGAGGCGGGCCGCCTGATCGAAGGCCGCGGCTTCAAGGTGGACGGTGAAGTGATCGAAGACCGTCACGTCAAGCTCGCGAAGGGCAAGACCTATGTGATCCAGGCTGGCAAACGCAAGTTTGCACGCGTCACGCTGTCCTGA